From Sphingomonas nostoxanthinifaciens, a single genomic window includes:
- a CDS encoding YnbE family lipoprotein — MRWFTLGFGLALAGCVTVKAPDKPIEINLNISVKQEVVVSLKKDAEDFVNSNPDLFPK, encoded by the coding sequence ATGCGCTGGTTTACCCTCGGTTTCGGTCTGGCATTGGCAGGATGCGTGACGGTGAAGGCTCCCGACAAACCGATCGAGATCAACCTCAACATCAGCGTCAAGCAGGAGGTCGTCGTCAGCCTGAAGAAGGATGCCGAGGACTTCGTCAACAGCAACCCGGATCTGTTCCCGAAATGA
- a CDS encoding YdbL family protein, with product MTNRNPLLIALASLAMLTLTAPVAAQMDNEVEAALDNGAVGEQADGYLGFARAPVPGLKAKVDAINIKRREGYTRVAQAKNVPIEAFAASIGCHTLAGLRTGRAYSVSGAWATKGSAAITLPAQCGG from the coding sequence ATGACGAACCGCAACCCTCTCCTGATCGCCCTCGCCTCGCTGGCGATGCTGACGCTGACGGCCCCCGTCGCCGCCCAGATGGACAATGAGGTCGAGGCCGCATTGGACAATGGCGCGGTAGGCGAGCAGGCCGACGGCTATCTCGGCTTCGCCCGCGCGCCGGTGCCGGGGCTGAAGGCGAAAGTGGACGCGATCAACATCAAGCGGCGCGAGGGCTATACCCGCGTCGCCCAGGCGAAGAACGTGCCGATCGAGGCGTTCGCCGCGTCGATCGGCTGTCACACGCTCGCCGGGCTGAGGACGGGCCGTGCGTATAGCGTCAGCGGCGCGTGGGCGACTAAGGGTTCGGCGGCGATCACGCTCCCCGCGCAATGCGGCGGCTGA
- a CDS encoding UvrB/UvrC motif-containing protein, translating into MTDTIETLRVKMEAAARDLDFEEAKRLRDRINLIRGGATAGEAEEADVAGLMRQRPGAMGLGTSQQRMEPPSGWTPPPKPDLLTSGRRRRGS; encoded by the coding sequence ATGACCGATACGATCGAGACGCTACGCGTGAAGATGGAAGCGGCGGCGCGCGACCTCGATTTCGAGGAGGCCAAGCGGCTGCGCGACAGGATCAACCTGATCAGGGGCGGCGCGACGGCCGGCGAAGCCGAGGAAGCCGATGTCGCCGGATTGATGCGCCAGCGGCCGGGCGCGATGGGCCTTGGGACCAGCCAGCAGCGGATGGAGCCGCCGTCCGGGTGGACGCCGCCGCCCAAGCCAGACCTTCTGACATCCGGTCGTCGGCGACGCGGATCCTAG
- a CDS encoding LysR family transcriptional regulator, with protein sequence MRIDLNLLVVFEAVLRERSVTRAGARLGLSQPAMSHALNRLRHLTKDQLFVRSSEGMIPTPLAERLAEPVRRSLLDLRTALEAEEFVPEDARQRFIIAVNNYAAVALVAPIIQRARALAPNLQFRFRPSGTLDVADMLDRGELDLALVAHTPRLSRFHSHKLLEDEFVGVVRRGHPILKTELDLATFAGLPQLAISSSGDDLSFIEDLLDAAGLTRTTQFEVPYLAAGAVLTQSDMIAIVARHVAEEFRRAYSVQIVDLPFASKPCMSVMVWQGRFEDQAAHRWMRQSIISVADEISR encoded by the coding sequence ATGCGGATCGATCTCAATCTGCTGGTGGTATTCGAAGCCGTGCTGCGGGAGCGGAGCGTCACCCGCGCAGGAGCTCGCCTCGGATTGAGCCAGCCCGCGATGAGCCACGCGCTCAATCGGCTGCGCCATCTCACGAAGGATCAGTTGTTCGTGCGATCGTCCGAGGGGATGATTCCGACGCCGCTTGCCGAGCGGCTTGCCGAGCCGGTGCGTCGCTCGCTCCTGGATCTGCGGACCGCCCTGGAGGCCGAAGAGTTCGTCCCCGAAGATGCGCGACAGCGCTTCATCATCGCCGTCAATAATTATGCGGCGGTCGCGCTGGTCGCGCCGATCATCCAGCGCGCCCGCGCCTTGGCGCCGAACCTGCAGTTTCGCTTCCGGCCCAGCGGTACGTTGGATGTCGCCGACATGCTCGATCGGGGCGAGCTCGATCTTGCGCTGGTCGCGCATACCCCCCGGCTATCCCGATTTCACTCGCACAAGCTGCTTGAGGACGAGTTCGTCGGGGTCGTGCGGCGGGGTCATCCAATACTCAAGACCGAGCTCGATCTCGCGACGTTTGCCGGCCTGCCGCAACTTGCGATCTCCTCGAGCGGCGACGATCTCAGCTTCATCGAGGATCTGCTCGACGCTGCCGGGCTGACACGAACCACGCAATTCGAGGTGCCATATCTCGCTGCCGGTGCGGTACTGACCCAATCGGACATGATCGCGATCGTCGCGCGCCACGTCGCCGAGGAATTCAGGCGCGCTTACTCCGTCCAGATCGTCGACCTCCCGTTCGCGTCGAAGCCCTGCATGTCGGTAATGGTCTGGCAGGGCCGCTTCGAGGACCAGGCGGCGCACCGCTGGATGCGTCAGTCCATCATATCGGTTGCCGATGAGATCAGCCGCTGA
- a CDS encoding DUF779 domain-containing protein: protein MRATEAASALLGEIVAEHGPVLFHQSGGCCDGSSPMCYQQGEFLIGDHDVLLGRVDRMPVYIGGQQFALWRHTQLILDVVPGRGGMFSLDNGRERRFLTRSRAFDAGELDALDATAQPVP, encoded by the coding sequence GTGCGCGCCACCGAGGCGGCGTCGGCCCTGCTTGGCGAGATCGTCGCCGAACATGGGCCGGTCCTGTTCCATCAATCAGGCGGCTGCTGCGACGGCTCCTCGCCGATGTGCTACCAGCAAGGCGAATTCCTGATCGGCGATCACGACGTGCTGCTCGGCCGTGTCGATCGAATGCCGGTCTATATCGGCGGCCAGCAGTTCGCGCTGTGGCGGCATACCCAGCTGATCCTCGACGTCGTGCCCGGCCGGGGCGGCATGTTCTCGCTGGATAACGGGCGCGAACGGCGTTTCTTGACGCGCTCGCGCGCATTCGACGCCGGTGAACTCGACGCCCTCGACGCGACCGCGCAACCCGTCCCCTGA
- a CDS encoding reverse transcriptase-like protein — MIRRPTFFFDGGCQPNPGPMEIMVVSHGEAHYRCDLGSGDNNEAEWLALRYAVELACAAGVTDALFVGDSALVVAQAAGRQRCRSAHLQPHLAAFRDAVAAIPHVTLKQVARSKNLAGIALARRGHP; from the coding sequence ATGATCCGGCGCCCCACCTTCTTTTTCGACGGAGGTTGCCAGCCCAATCCGGGCCCGATGGAGATCATGGTCGTGAGCCATGGCGAGGCGCACTATCGGTGCGATCTCGGCAGTGGGGACAATAACGAGGCCGAGTGGCTCGCGCTCCGTTATGCGGTGGAACTGGCCTGCGCTGCCGGGGTGACGGACGCCCTGTTCGTCGGCGATTCCGCCTTGGTGGTCGCCCAGGCGGCAGGTCGCCAGCGTTGCCGCAGCGCACATCTCCAACCGCATCTCGCGGCGTTCCGCGATGCCGTGGCGGCGATACCCCACGTCACGCTGAAGCAGGTCGCCCGATCGAAGAACCTTGCGGGCATCGCGCTGGCGCGACGCGGTCACCCGTGA
- a CDS encoding Hsp70 family protein: MASSSIGLDFGTTNSVVALGRDGASDLLAFDTPDGSIPIFRSALCFWHDDAIKNGLASEAGPWAIAEYLEYPTDSRFLQSFKTVAASASFERATIFGKRFEFEDLGRLFLDRMTGHAGGQLDSRQPCIVVGRPVEYAGARPDEALARKRYDAMFKAFGTEIHYVYEPLGAAYSYAARLEEPATILVADFGGGTSDFSVVRIGARGETPRCVPLAHAGVGIAGDRLDYRLLDRLVLPMLGKGSQYRSFDKLLEIPGTWFNDFADWSRLALMRNPRTMAELDRLRRTAVDGDAITRMIAVIEGELGYPLYEAVGQTKRALSTADTAAFRFEGGGLKIEADVDRTAFEAWIAADVAQMERAVDRALDAARLDAAGIDRVFLTGGTSLVPCIRRIFIERFGEAKIESGGELTSIAHGLALIGLEDDAAAWAA, from the coding sequence ATGGCGAGCAGCTCGATCGGCCTTGATTTCGGGACGACCAACAGCGTCGTGGCGCTTGGCCGCGACGGCGCCTCCGATCTGCTCGCGTTCGACACGCCCGACGGCAGCATCCCGATATTCCGCTCGGCGCTCTGCTTCTGGCATGACGACGCGATCAAGAACGGGTTGGCGTCGGAGGCCGGCCCGTGGGCGATCGCCGAATATCTCGAATATCCGACCGACAGCCGCTTCCTCCAGTCGTTCAAGACGGTCGCGGCGAGCGCAAGCTTTGAGCGAGCGACGATCTTCGGGAAGCGCTTCGAGTTTGAGGATCTCGGCCGCCTGTTCCTCGATCGGATGACCGGCCATGCCGGTGGCCAGCTCGACTCCCGGCAGCCGTGCATCGTGGTCGGGCGGCCGGTCGAATATGCCGGTGCGCGGCCTGACGAGGCGCTGGCGCGCAAGCGCTACGACGCGATGTTCAAGGCGTTCGGCACCGAAATCCATTATGTCTACGAGCCGCTGGGCGCCGCCTACAGCTATGCCGCGCGTCTCGAGGAGCCCGCCACGATCCTCGTCGCAGACTTTGGCGGCGGCACCAGCGACTTCTCGGTCGTGCGGATCGGTGCGCGGGGCGAGACACCGCGCTGCGTGCCGCTCGCGCACGCCGGCGTCGGCATCGCCGGCGACCGCCTCGATTACCGGCTGCTCGACCGGCTCGTCCTGCCGATGCTTGGCAAAGGCAGCCAGTATCGCTCGTTCGACAAGCTGCTGGAAATTCCTGGCACCTGGTTCAACGACTTCGCCGACTGGTCGCGCCTCGCGCTGATGCGCAACCCGCGGACGATGGCTGAGCTGGACCGCCTTCGCCGCACGGCGGTCGACGGAGACGCGATCACCCGCATGATCGCGGTGATCGAGGGCGAGCTGGGCTATCCGCTGTACGAGGCGGTCGGGCAGACCAAGCGCGCCTTGTCGACCGCCGACACCGCCGCGTTCCGATTCGAAGGCGGCGGCCTGAAGATCGAAGCGGACGTCGACCGCACAGCATTCGAGGCGTGGATCGCGGCCGATGTCGCGCAGATGGAGCGTGCGGTCGATCGTGCGCTCGACGCCGCCAGGCTCGACGCAGCCGGCATCGATCGCGTGTTTCTAACCGGAGGAACCTCGCTCGTGCCATGTATTCGTCGCATCTTCATCGAGCGTTTCGGCGAAGCGAAGATCGAGAGCGGCGGGGAACTGACCTCGATCGCACACGGCCTGGCGCTGATCGGGCTCGAGGACGACGCCGCGGCCTGGGCCGCCTAG
- a CDS encoding YdbH domain-containing protein, translated as MKTVRIICSVGILLLASVVAALWWSRMRVATAIVDRRLAAAGVGGSYRITRIGPFLERMEDVRIGDPAHPDLIARRIDVAIGYSLRGPHVSGVAVDGARLRATLKPDGLHLGALDRLMPRSSRGGAAMPDLGVAISDGRLALETPNGSLDVALQGQGNPARRFRGTAKVEAQALRLASCALGRTEATMAIAVDQGEPRTRGIVAIGTVACPGVRLGAGSARVDAASNPAFDRVALTAGLDGFGGSAGPSRFAAIDGPVGASGMLGKLGVTARLGVDHFATPILSRRLAAAGSLPQGLPITPAVQRAQRAFVQLLSDARAEARVDAAITGEQVAVRLREASLQTAAGSLGIAERGGIAWGQAGWQADGDISLRGTELPTADFRLRQAAPGARLTAIGQIAPYGVGASQLALPAARLDWDRKRVRFDIDAVIDGPIGGGFVAGLDLPLQGTISDDGAFLVGQGCQPVGFRALRLAGFSFGAARTTLCGRPLFAGSAGTLDATTGPIQLAGRTAGGERVTLDIQRAHLSERGFEADALAAELGDSRLRIATLTGTLGGTISGDYSGAEGAIAHVPLLLSEGVGKWTLADGSLDLAGSLRVADAAASPHFLPLVTDDMHLTLRDGAVTASAILREPKSRVEVTSVSLSHRLADGVGHAALAVPGITFSPKGLQPEMLTPLTLGVIANVAGTVSGEGRIEWSGGNVSSTGSFGTDKLDLAAAFGPVSGVKGRIDFTDLLGLVSAPHQALTIAETNPGVAVIDGVVHLQLVAGNRVAIEDARWPFASGSIRLDPATLDFGADAERRLTFRVDGLDAASFVQQLDLPNLAAKGKFDGVLPMIFDSNGGRIEGGSLVARPGGGTLAYVGELSQAEIGTMGKLAFDALKAIRYSSLELRFDGRLDGEMISQVNFTGVREATPERSLLARMIQNLPFRFNIRIRAPLRGLLGSARSYMDPRLLLTQPATPTTTADVQPPASGPVR; from the coding sequence ATGAAGACCGTCCGTATCATTTGCTCGGTTGGCATCCTCCTGTTGGCATCGGTGGTCGCGGCTCTGTGGTGGTCGCGCATGCGCGTGGCGACCGCGATCGTCGATCGCAGGCTGGCCGCCGCCGGGGTCGGCGGCAGCTACCGGATCACGCGCATCGGCCCGTTCCTCGAGCGGATGGAAGATGTCCGCATCGGCGACCCGGCGCATCCCGATCTGATTGCGCGGCGGATCGACGTCGCGATCGGCTATAGCCTCCGCGGCCCGCACGTGAGCGGCGTCGCGGTCGACGGAGCGCGGTTGCGCGCGACGCTCAAGCCCGATGGGCTCCATCTCGGGGCGCTGGACCGCCTGATGCCGCGATCCTCGCGCGGCGGCGCGGCGATGCCCGATCTCGGGGTGGCGATATCCGACGGACGGCTGGCGCTCGAAACGCCGAACGGCAGTCTCGATGTCGCGTTGCAGGGTCAGGGCAATCCGGCCCGGCGGTTCCGGGGCACGGCAAAGGTCGAGGCGCAGGCGCTGCGCCTCGCCTCCTGCGCGCTCGGCCGAACCGAGGCGACGATGGCGATCGCGGTCGACCAGGGCGAGCCGCGCACGCGCGGGATCGTCGCGATCGGCACGGTCGCCTGCCCCGGCGTCCGGCTCGGTGCGGGGAGCGCGCGGGTGGATGCAGCGTCGAACCCGGCCTTCGATCGCGTCGCGCTCACCGCAGGGCTCGACGGGTTCGGCGGCTCTGCCGGCCCAAGCCGCTTCGCCGCCATTGACGGCCCGGTCGGCGCGAGCGGCATGCTCGGCAAGCTGGGCGTCACGGCGCGGCTGGGGGTCGACCATTTCGCAACGCCGATTCTGTCCCGCAGGCTGGCCGCAGCCGGATCGTTGCCGCAGGGCCTGCCGATCACCCCGGCCGTCCAGCGGGCGCAGCGGGCGTTCGTGCAGTTGCTGAGCGATGCGCGCGCCGAGGCACGGGTGGATGCGGCGATCACCGGCGAACAGGTCGCGGTGCGCCTGCGTGAGGCATCGCTTCAGACAGCCGCTGGTTCGCTCGGCATAGCCGAGCGCGGCGGTATCGCGTGGGGCCAGGCAGGCTGGCAGGCGGACGGCGACATCAGCCTTCGCGGCACCGAGCTTCCGACGGCGGATTTCCGGTTGCGCCAGGCTGCCCCCGGCGCACGTCTGACTGCCATTGGCCAGATTGCGCCCTACGGTGTCGGCGCATCGCAGCTCGCTCTGCCGGCCGCCCGACTGGATTGGGACCGGAAGCGTGTCCGCTTCGACATCGACGCCGTGATCGACGGGCCGATTGGCGGCGGTTTCGTCGCGGGTCTCGACCTGCCGTTGCAGGGGACGATCTCCGACGACGGTGCTTTTCTCGTCGGTCAGGGGTGCCAGCCCGTCGGCTTCCGCGCGCTGAGACTGGCTGGCTTCAGCTTCGGCGCAGCGCGGACGACATTGTGCGGTCGGCCGTTATTCGCCGGGAGTGCGGGCACGCTGGACGCGACGACCGGGCCGATCCAATTGGCCGGACGCACTGCAGGCGGCGAGCGCGTGACGCTCGACATCCAGCGCGCGCATCTGTCCGAACGCGGGTTCGAAGCGGACGCGCTCGCTGCCGAGCTGGGCGACAGCCGATTGCGGATCGCCACTCTCACCGGCACTTTGGGCGGCACGATCAGCGGCGACTATTCCGGCGCGGAAGGCGCCATCGCCCACGTCCCGCTGCTCCTGTCCGAAGGTGTGGGCAAATGGACGCTCGCCGACGGGTCGCTCGACCTCGCCGGCAGCCTCCGGGTCGCCGATGCCGCGGCGAGCCCGCACTTCCTGCCGCTCGTCACCGACGACATGCACCTGACGCTGCGCGACGGAGCGGTCACGGCGAGCGCAATCCTGCGCGAGCCCAAATCGCGGGTGGAAGTCACCAGCGTATCGCTCAGCCATCGCCTTGCGGACGGGGTCGGCCACGCCGCACTCGCCGTTCCGGGGATCACGTTCTCGCCCAAGGGGCTTCAGCCGGAGATGCTGACGCCGTTGACGTTGGGCGTGATCGCCAACGTCGCCGGCACCGTCTCGGGCGAGGGGCGGATCGAGTGGTCGGGCGGCAACGTCAGCAGCACGGGCTCGTTCGGCACCGACAAGCTCGATCTCGCCGCCGCTTTCGGGCCAGTTTCCGGCGTGAAGGGGCGGATCGACTTCACCGACCTGCTTGGGCTGGTCAGCGCACCCCATCAGGCGCTGACGATCGCCGAGACCAACCCCGGTGTCGCCGTCATCGACGGCGTCGTCCATCTCCAGCTCGTCGCCGGCAATCGCGTCGCGATCGAGGATGCGCGATGGCCGTTCGCCTCGGGCAGCATCCGCCTCGATCCGGCCACGCTCGATTTCGGCGCCGATGCCGAACGCCGCCTCACCTTCCGGGTCGACGGGCTCGATGCGGCGTCATTCGTCCAGCAGCTCGATCTTCCCAATCTGGCGGCAAAAGGCAAATTCGACGGCGTGCTGCCGATGATCTTCGACAGCAACGGCGGACGGATCGAGGGCGGCTCGCTCGTCGCGCGGCCCGGCGGCGGGACGCTCGCTTATGTGGGCGAGCTTTCCCAGGCCGAGATCGGCACGATGGGCAAGCTGGCGTTCGACGCGCTGAAGGCGATCCGCTATTCCTCGCTCGAGCTTCGTTTCGACGGGCGGCTCGACGGGGAGATGATCAGTCAGGTCAATTTTACCGGGGTCCGCGAAGCGACGCCCGAACGGAGCCTCCTCGCGCGCATGATCCAGAACCTGCCGTTCCGCTTCAACATCCGCATCCGGGCGCCGCTGCGCGGCCTGCTCGGTTCGGCGCGGTCGTACATGGATCCGCGCCTGCTGCTCACCCAGCCCGCGACGCCGACGACCACGGCCGACGTTCAGCCTCCGGCAAGCGGCCCCGTGCGATGA
- the adh gene encoding aldehyde dehydrogenase, translated as MLDAAPDVAEAPREPALRSPFKARYGNFIGGAFVDPVEGRWFDNVSPITGGKVCEIARSGAADVEKALDAAYAAKDSWGRTSPAERALILNRIADRMEEKLGMLALAETWDNGKPIRETTAADLPLAIDHFRYFAGCIRAQEGGISEIDHDTVAYHFHEPLGVVGQIIPWNFPILMAVWKLAPALAAGNCVVIKPAEQTPASIMVLAELIGDLLPAGVLNIVNGFGLEAGKPLASSPRIAKIAFTGETTTGRMIMQYASQNLIPVTLELGGKSPNIFFADVASEDDDFLDKALEGFTMFALNQGEVCTCPSRALVHESIYDRFMEKALKRVEAIVQGSPLDPATMIGAQASSEQLEKILSYIDIGKQEGAKVLTGGKRADRGGALSDGYYVEPTVFEGHNRMRIFQEEIFGPVLSVTTFKDDADALAIANDTLYGLGAGVWTRDGTRAYRFGRAIQAGRVWTNCYHAYPAHAAFGGYKQSGIGRENHRMMLDHYQQTKNMLVSYSPKKLGFF; from the coding sequence ATGCTGGACGCCGCGCCGGACGTCGCCGAAGCGCCGCGGGAGCCCGCGCTGCGCTCGCCGTTCAAGGCGCGCTACGGCAATTTCATCGGCGGTGCGTTCGTCGATCCGGTCGAGGGTCGCTGGTTCGACAATGTCTCCCCGATCACCGGCGGCAAGGTCTGCGAGATCGCCCGTTCCGGCGCCGCCGACGTCGAGAAGGCGCTCGACGCCGCGTATGCCGCCAAGGACAGCTGGGGCCGCACCAGCCCCGCCGAGCGCGCGCTGATCCTCAACCGCATCGCCGATCGGATGGAAGAAAAGCTCGGCATGCTCGCGCTCGCCGAGACGTGGGACAATGGCAAGCCGATCCGCGAGACGACCGCCGCCGACCTGCCGCTGGCGATCGATCATTTCCGCTACTTCGCCGGCTGCATCCGCGCGCAGGAAGGCGGCATCTCCGAGATCGACCACGATACGGTCGCCTATCATTTCCACGAGCCGCTGGGCGTCGTCGGCCAGATCATCCCGTGGAACTTCCCGATCCTGATGGCGGTGTGGAAGCTCGCCCCCGCGCTCGCCGCGGGCAATTGCGTGGTTATTAAGCCGGCCGAGCAGACTCCGGCCTCGATCATGGTCCTCGCCGAACTGATCGGCGATCTGCTGCCGGCGGGCGTGCTCAACATCGTCAACGGTTTCGGGCTGGAGGCGGGCAAGCCGCTTGCGTCGAGCCCGCGCATCGCCAAGATCGCCTTCACCGGCGAGACCACCACCGGCCGCATGATCATGCAATATGCCAGCCAGAATCTGATCCCGGTGACGCTGGAGCTGGGCGGCAAATCGCCCAACATCTTCTTCGCCGACGTCGCGTCCGAGGATGACGACTTCCTCGACAAGGCGCTCGAGGGCTTCACCATGTTCGCGCTCAACCAGGGCGAGGTCTGCACCTGCCCGAGCCGCGCGCTGGTGCACGAGAGTATCTACGACCGCTTCATGGAGAAGGCGCTCAAGCGCGTCGAGGCAATCGTCCAGGGCAGCCCGCTCGATCCCGCGACGATGATCGGCGCGCAGGCCTCGTCCGAGCAATTGGAGAAGATCCTCAGCTATATCGACATCGGCAAGCAGGAAGGCGCCAAGGTGCTGACCGGTGGCAAGCGCGCCGATCGCGGCGGGGCGCTGAGCGACGGCTATTATGTCGAGCCGACCGTGTTCGAGGGGCATAACCGGATGCGCATCTTCCAGGAGGAGATTTTCGGGCCGGTCCTGTCGGTCACCACCTTCAAGGACGATGCCGATGCGCTCGCCATCGCCAACGACACGCTCTACGGCCTCGGCGCGGGCGTGTGGACGCGCGACGGCACGCGCGCCTATCGCTTCGGCCGTGCGATCCAGGCCGGGCGGGTGTGGACCAACTGCTATCACGCTTACCCCGCGCATGCGGCGTTCGGTGGTTACAAGCAGTCGGGCATCGGGCGCGAGAACCATCGCATGATGCTCGACCATTATCAGCAGACCAAGAACATGCTGGTCAGCTACAGCCCGAAGAAGCTGGGCTTCTTCTGA